The DNA segment CGTGACCCTGTGGCTGACCGACGTCCAGCCGTGGCGGCTGTTCGTCGGCGGCGTCCTCGTCGGCATCGGGACCCGAATCGGGAAGGGATGCACCTCGGGGCACGGCGTCTGCGGCGTCGGGTCGGCGTCGAAGACGTCGCTGGTCGGCGTGGCGACGTTCCTGACCGTGGCGATCGGGACGGCGCAAGTCGTCGCCGCGCTGGGGGTGAGCCCGTAATGGCGGACAGACATCCGCTGTTCAAGCCGCTGATCTTCGTCGGCGGTCTGATCTTCGGGTTCGGGCTCGGCTTCAGCCACATGGCGCGGCCGGAGGTCGTGTTGAACTTCCTCACGTTCGAGGACTTCGGGCTGCTGTTCGTGATGTTCGGCGCTGCCGTCGTCTCCGGGATCGCGTTCGCTGTGATGCCCCGGATTCGGGACGCCGCGCCGCTGACCGGCGACCGGTACGAGCGGCGTCTGAAGCCGTTCGACCGGAACGTCCTGGTCGGCGGCGCCGTCTTCGGCGTCGGCTGGGGACTCTCCGGCATCTGCCCGGGCGCGGCGTACGCGAGCCTCGGCGTCGGCAACGTCACCATCCTCTGGGCGCTCGCCGGGATGTTCCTCGGCGCGTACGCGCAGGGGTACTGGCGGAGCCGCAGCCAAGCGCGTGACGCCGCCGCGGCCGGCGCGGACTAACGAACCGGTATGGACCCCGTTTTCATCGCCCTCTCCGTCGGTGCAGCGCTCGCCAGCCTGTTCATGGCGTGGGTCATCGGCGCCGGGTCGAGCGGTGCGACCCCGTTCGCACCCGCCGTCGGCGCGAACGCGATCGCGACGATGCGGGCCGCGTTCCTCGTCGGCATCTTCGGGTTCGCCGGCGCCGTCACGCAGGGCGGCAACGTCTCGGAAGCCGTCGGGAGCGGTCTCGTCGGCGGGATCAGCCTCCCCGTAGCGGGGGTCATCCTCGTGCTCGTGTTGGGCGCGGGGCTGATGGCGGTCGGCATCACGACCGGCTACCCGATCGCGACCGCGTTCACCGTCACCGGGGCGGTCATCGGAGTCGGCCTCGCGCTCGGCGGGACGCCCGTCTGGGCGAAGTACCAGCAGATCGCCGCCGTCTGGGTGTTGACTCCCTTCGTCGGGGGCGGCATCGCGTTCTCGATCGCGAGCCTGCTCCCGCGCTCCGACGTCCCCGAACAGTTCAGCGTGCCCGTCCTCGCCGGCCTCGTCGGGGCGGTCCTCGTGAACGTCCAGTTCGGCTTCCTGGGTGAGGGGAGCGCGTCGGGGACCCTCCGCGGGCTCGGGCAGCGGGCGCTGGCGGTCGACGGACTCGCGTCGGCGGTCGGTGTCACGGGGCTCGCGGCGCTGGCCGTCGGCGCCGTCGTCTGGTGGGACGTCAGTCGCGACGAGCCCGGCGGGCTGCGACGCGTGCTGCTCGCGCTGGGCTCGCTCGTCGCGTTCTCCGCGGGCGGGAGTCAGGTCGGACTCGCCG comes from the Halorubrum depositum genome and includes:
- a CDS encoding inorganic phosphate transporter gives rise to the protein MDPVFIALSVGAALASLFMAWVIGAGSSGATPFAPAVGANAIATMRAAFLVGIFGFAGAVTQGGNVSEAVGSGLVGGISLPVAGVILVLVLGAGLMAVGITTGYPIATAFTVTGAVIGVGLALGGTPVWAKYQQIAAVWVLTPFVGGGIAFSIASLLPRSDVPEQFSVPVLAGLVGAVLVNVQFGFLGEGSASGTLRGLGQRALAVDGLASAVGVTGLAALAVGAVVWWDVSRDEPGGLRRVLLALGSLVAFSAGGSQVGLAVGPLLPLLDEVGTVSTFAVLVGGGLGMLVGSWTGAPRMIKSLAQDYSSLGPRRSISALVPSFLIAQLAVMLGVPVSFNEIVVSAIIGSGAAVGGREAVDARKILVTVGAWVGSFVLSFGLAYAAAFLLF
- a CDS encoding YeeE/YedE family protein; the protein is MADRHPLFKPLIFVGGLIFGFGLGFSHMARPEVVLNFLTFEDFGLLFVMFGAAVVSGIAFAVMPRIRDAAPLTGDRYERRLKPFDRNVLVGGAVFGVGWGLSGICPGAAYASLGVGNVTILWALAGMFLGAYAQGYWRSRSQARDAAAAGAD